One genomic region from Sulfurimonas sp. encodes:
- a CDS encoding Hpt domain-containing protein has translation MNRKQLFFSQASDVGSDYLYDPHLASEELGLPVDLIEEFIQDFINQAEEFKISLYDSLNSDDIDKVKILSHKLKGVAANLRIEDAFEVLTTINTSDNTDKIKTNIDTFYLIVEKLSGKTFKQAKPSPVQEEEEEEVDDDLILSFKDEDEKIQEQQEIEIDIPNISKLAKAPIKDVIEKIEIEEVKLDLDLDLELDEFDNNLEISQELAEPSYSKTLAANEIGIDIEDFKVLFDDYIQEGNKTCDNVQEAIEQNDLQKCKKIAKKLKSISENMRIDALSKNLESIIGSQNIEAVKESISKVRTTLEKLSQSEA, from the coding sequence ATGAACAGAAAACAGTTGTTTTTTTCTCAGGCTTCAGATGTTGGTTCTGATTATCTGTATGACCCACACTTAGCATCTGAAGAACTTGGTCTTCCTGTTGATTTGATAGAAGAGTTTATTCAAGACTTTATAAATCAAGCAGAAGAATTTAAAATATCATTATATGATTCATTGAATAGTGATGATATAGACAAAGTAAAAATACTATCTCATAAACTAAAAGGTGTTGCTGCAAATCTTCGCATAGAAGATGCTTTTGAAGTCTTAACCACTATCAACACTTCAGATAATACTGATAAGATAAAAACAAATATAGACACTTTTTACCTTATCGTAGAAAAACTCTCAGGTAAAACTTTTAAGCAAGCTAAGCCTTCACCAGTCCAAGAGGAAGAGGAAGAAGAAGTTGATGACGATTTAATCTTGAGTTTTAAAGATGAAGATGAAAAAATACAAGAACAACAAGAAATAGAGATAGATATACCTAATATTTCAAAATTAGCTAAAGCACCTATTAAAGATGTTATTGAAAAAATAGAAATAGAAGAAGTAAAATTAGATTTAGATTTGGACTTAGAACTAGATGAGTTTGATAATAATTTAGAAATCTCTCAAGAATTAGCAGAACCTTCTTACTCTAAAACTTTAGCCGCTAATGAAATTGGCATAGATATAGAAGATTTTAAGGTTCTTTTTGATGATTATATACAAGAGGGTAATAAAACCTGCGATAATGTACAAGAAGCGATAGAGCAAAATGATTTACAAAAATGTAAAAAAATTGCTAAGAAATTAAAAAGCATAAGTGAAAATATGCGCATAGACGCTTTATCTAAAAACCTTGAGTCTATTATTGGTTCTCAAAATATAGAAGCAGTAAAAGAGTCTATTTCTAAAGTTCGTACTACATTAGAAAAATTATCTCAAAGTGAGGCTTAA
- the bamD gene encoding outer membrane protein assembly factor BamD, with protein MKFIKSFLLILIATILFFSGCSKELEEYNKPAVYWYGKIIENISKRDLEKADEYYSSLQGEHIGSPLLPEATMILAIAHMHYEEYLLSEHFLNEYVKRYATVNEKEDADFLKIKAKYMALPNPRRDQALISDAIKEAQKFKYNYPNSMYYAVVDTMQTRLFMAEAALNETIADLYDRLDKPKSAAHYRAIKPQPWIKWDEIDRANSAWYREWFEGDGTSSWYAFMIPDTKSVVSRNSVPDSGLEKKIEQVQKVQPQKQKQQLSTFQESELAKAKELRDKGILSDAEYQTLKEKILEL; from the coding sequence ATGAAATTTATAAAAAGTTTTTTACTAATCTTAATTGCTACTATATTATTTTTTAGTGGATGTTCAAAAGAGTTAGAAGAGTATAACAAACCAGCAGTTTATTGGTATGGAAAAATTATTGAAAATATTTCAAAAAGAGATTTAGAAAAAGCTGACGAATATTATAGTTCCCTTCAGGGCGAACATATTGGTTCACCACTTCTTCCCGAAGCTACAATGATTTTAGCAATCGCTCATATGCACTATGAAGAGTATCTCCTTAGTGAGCACTTTTTAAATGAGTATGTAAAAAGGTATGCAACAGTTAACGAAAAAGAAGATGCAGATTTTTTAAAAATAAAAGCAAAATATATGGCTTTACCAAACCCAAGGCGTGATCAAGCACTTATAAGTGATGCTATAAAAGAAGCGCAAAAGTTTAAGTATAACTATCCGAACTCTATGTATTACGCGGTAGTTGATACTATGCAAACAAGGCTTTTTATGGCCGAAGCTGCTCTAAATGAAACCATAGCAGACCTTTACGATAGGTTAGATAAACCAAAAAGTGCAGCACATTATAGAGCTATAAAACCACAACCATGGATAAAATGGGATGAAATAGATAGAGCAAATAGTGCTTGGTATAGAGAGTGGTTTGAAGGAGATGGGACTTCTAGTTGGTATGCTTTTATGATACCAGATACAAAAAGTGTTGTTTCAAGAAACTCAGTTCCTGATAGTGGTTTAGAGAAGAAAATTGAGCAAGTACAAAAAGTTCAACCTCAAAAACAAAAACAACAACTTAGTACATTTCAAGAGAGTGAATTAGCAAAAGCAAAAGAGTTAAGAGATAAAGGCATCTTAAGTGATGCAGAATATCAAACATTAAAAGAAAAAATATTAGAACTTTAA
- the nadB gene encoding L-aspartate oxidase: MQYDVIIIGAGVAGLYAALHIPKSKKVLIINKRETFKCNSFYAQGGVALAKDKDDVSLHIKDTLDAGTGLCDKEAVNILSKKSKIVIDDLIDAGFEFDKDENGDLLYTKEAAHSTNRILHAGGDATGRHMHYFLLKQNKHILLSDARVVDLLISGGVCYGVTVLKNRESENIYARDVIIASGGVGSLFEYHTNAPCISADMQGLCLIKGIELEHMEMMQFHPTVYVNSNNVQKQLLTEALRGEGATIEDEDSKRFLFEYDSRGELASRDIVSKSIYDYCKKTNKKIYLNFQNFDYHYFMQRFPNIYNNLQDIGFDVPTQRVPISPAFHYAIGGIKTDLSGKVPNIEGLYAVGEVASVGVHGANRLASNSLLEALVFAKEAVTEILQDTQTKEMLKFEVSDEVMSLKEDKAKKNLLRFIMWEKVSIVRTKEGLNDALEQINALLKENIGKLLKFRLLTAKEIIRSSLAREESLGVHTII; the protein is encoded by the coding sequence ATGCAGTATGATGTAATAATCATAGGAGCGGGAGTTGCAGGGCTTTATGCGGCTTTACACATTCCAAAATCAAAAAAAGTTCTTATCATTAACAAGAGAGAAACATTTAAATGTAACAGTTTTTATGCTCAAGGTGGTGTTGCTCTTGCAAAAGATAAAGATGATGTTTCCCTTCATATAAAAGATACCCTAGATGCTGGAACGGGGCTTTGTGATAAAGAAGCTGTAAATATTTTAAGTAAAAAATCAAAAATAGTTATAGATGATTTGATAGATGCTGGTTTTGAGTTTGATAAAGATGAAAATGGAGATTTGCTTTATACCAAAGAAGCAGCTCACTCAACAAACAGAATACTTCATGCTGGAGGAGATGCAACAGGTCGGCACATGCACTACTTTTTGTTAAAACAAAATAAACATATTTTACTTAGTGATGCACGAGTTGTTGATTTGCTTATTAGTGGTGGAGTTTGTTATGGGGTAACTGTACTAAAAAATAGAGAAAGTGAAAATATCTATGCAAGAGATGTCATCATAGCTAGTGGTGGAGTTGGTTCACTTTTTGAATATCATACAAATGCCCCTTGTATCAGTGCTGATATGCAAGGTCTTTGCTTGATAAAAGGCATAGAATTAGAGCATATGGAAATGATGCAGTTTCATCCAACAGTTTATGTAAATAGTAACAATGTCCAAAAACAACTTTTAACTGAAGCCCTAAGAGGCGAGGGTGCTACTATCGAAGATGAAGATTCAAAAAGATTTCTGTTTGAGTATGATTCACGGGGAGAGTTAGCATCTAGAGATATTGTTAGTAAATCTATTTATGATTATTGTAAAAAAACAAATAAAAAAATATACTTAAATTTTCAAAATTTTGATTATCACTACTTTATGCAAAGATTTCCAAATATTTATAATAATCTTCAAGACATAGGTTTTGATGTTCCAACTCAAAGAGTACCCATTTCACCTGCATTTCATTATGCTATAGGTGGAATAAAAACAGACTTGAGTGGAAAAGTCCCAAATATTGAAGGACTTTATGCAGTAGGTGAAGTCGCATCTGTAGGTGTTCATGGAGCAAACAGACTTGCATCAAACTCTCTTTTAGAAGCTTTGGTTTTTGCAAAAGAAGCAGTAACTGAAATATTACAAGATACTCAAACAAAAGAGATGTTAAAGTTTGAAGTGAGTGATGAGGTAATGAGTTTAAAAGAAGATAAAGCTAAAAAGAACTTATTGCGTTTTATAATGTGGGAGAAAGTATCAATTGTTAGAACAAAAGAAGGATTAAATGACGCTTTAGAGCAAATTAATGCTCTTTTAAAAGAAAATATTGGTAAACTACTGAAATTTCGTTTACTTACGGCAAAAGAGATTATTCGTTCTAGTTTAGCTAGAGAAGAATCTCTCGGAGTTCACACAATTATTTAA
- the fliW gene encoding flagellar assembly protein FliW: protein MKFDISVPLLGFDNIKQVELQKIDDIFMKMRSVEDEHISFTLIDPFVLREYDFEVPTHIKEKLDIDEKSNLLILNIVLLQTPIENSVINFIGPLVFNTDNNKVAQIILAESTQYGIAEKISTFLDK from the coding sequence ATGAAATTTGACATTAGTGTACCTCTTTTAGGATTTGACAATATAAAACAAGTTGAGCTACAAAAAATAGATGATATTTTTATGAAGATGCGTTCAGTGGAAGATGAGCATATCTCTTTTACTCTTATCGACCCTTTTGTTCTAAGAGAATATGATTTTGAAGTTCCAACACATATAAAAGAAAAACTAGATATAGATGAAAAATCAAACCTTTTAATATTAAATATTGTACTCCTACAAACTCCAATAGAAAACTCTGTCATAAATTTCATCGGTCCTCTAGTGTTTAACACTGACAACAATAAAGTTGCTCAAATCATACTAGCAGAATCAACACAATATGGAATCGCTGAGAAAATTTCTACTTTTTTGGATAAATAA
- a CDS encoding PAS domain S-box protein, whose product MDKVTPVDEEYVFEGSAIISQTDLKGFITFANRKFCEVSGYKTSELVGSNHNIIRHPDMPKSIFGKMWDTLLGGESWNGLVKNLRKDGLYYWVYTEITPIYNNNEEVTGYMAARKSAPRKDIEESEEIYKKMLKTQN is encoded by the coding sequence ATGGATAAAGTGACACCTGTTGATGAAGAGTATGTTTTCGAAGGTAGTGCGATTATAAGTCAAACTGATTTAAAGGGCTTCATAACCTTTGCAAATAGAAAATTTTGTGAGGTTTCTGGTTATAAAACGAGTGAGCTGGTTGGAAGCAATCATAATATTATTAGACATCCTGATATGCCAAAGTCTATCTTTGGGAAGATGTGGGATACTCTTCTTGGTGGAGAATCATGGAATGGTTTAGTCAAGAACCTTCGTAAAGATGGTTTATACTATTGGGTATATACGGAAATCACACCTATTTACAATAACAATGAAGAAGTTACTGGTTATATGGCGGCTAGAAAAAGTGCTCCAAGAAAAGATATTGAAGAAAGTGAAGAAATTTACAAAAAAATGCTTAAAACTCAAAACTAA
- a CDS encoding response regulator, giving the protein MLKNNLIVLAVDDDMINLKLLKSMLMKSGNVKEVLEAKNGSDAIGVLKSRDDIDLILLDIIMPVMGGIEMLKVVRADDNLRQLPIIVLTTDETKKSEALEFGANSFLMKPIRNADLFEKISTVIV; this is encoded by the coding sequence ATGTTAAAAAATAACCTAATCGTCTTAGCTGTTGATGATGATATGATAAATCTAAAACTACTTAAATCGATGCTGATGAAAAGCGGAAATGTAAAAGAAGTTTTAGAAGCTAAAAATGGTTCAGATGCCATTGGAGTTTTAAAATCACGAGATGATATAGACTTAATACTATTAGATATTATCATGCCGGTAATGGGTGGTATTGAAATGCTAAAAGTTGTTCGCGCGGATGATAATCTAAGACAACTTCCTATCATAGTCCTTACAACAGATGAAACGAAAAAAAGTGAAGCTTTAGAGTTTGGAGCAAATAGCTTTTTAATGAAACCTATTAGAAATGCTGATTTGTTTGAGAAAATTTCAACTGTAATCGTTTAG
- a CDS encoding helix-turn-helix transcriptional regulator, with product MTLLELSNKIKSLRKEQNYSQNDMQKFSNITKRTISKIENGFVDEVGIKKVENILDLLGYEFSIRLKNRPKTLEELQDERK from the coding sequence TTGACACTTCTTGAGCTATCTAACAAAATCAAATCATTACGAAAAGAACAAAATTACTCTCAAAATGATATGCAAAAATTTTCAAATATCACAAAAAGAACCATCTCTAAAATAGAAAATGGCTTTGTTGATGAAGTAGGAATTAAAAAAGTAGAAAATATATTGGATTTGCTTGGTTATGAGTTTAGTATTCGCTTAAAAAATCGTCCAAAAACACTAGAAGAACTTCAAGATGAAAGAAAATAA
- the lon gene encoding endopeptidase La: protein MKLSNYGDFPADIPVIAEDELFLYPFMISPLFLSDENNINAATIAMEDSSLVIVCPSKPSKEGEREYDSLYDAGVVGSIMRKVALPDGRVKVLFQGLARAKTLYQVQATPLIANVAILEAENVESLKIDAILEIVREKVRTLSGVSNYFPPDLLRTIEENHDHNRIIDLICSSVKLKKEQAYKLFVEVDTEKRFLLLIDYLIDEIEANKLQKEIRTKVHTHIEKVNKEYFLKEQLKQIQKELGTDTARDEEIEEYRKKLEAKKSKMGEDAFKEILKQIDRYARMHPDSSDASMTQTYLDWTLEIPFGDLAKKALKIQDVEAQLNEDHFSLKKPKERIVEYFAVKELLELRGLGSDSAGAILCFSGPPGVGKTSLANSIAEALKRPLVRIALGGLEDVNELRGHRRTYVGAMPGRITQGLIDAKKMNPVIVLDEIDKIARTGRGDPTAALLEILDPEQNKEFRDYYLNFDIDLSKVIFIATANDVGRIPAPLRDRMEFITISSYTPQEKYEIASRYLLPQELKKHGLKKSEVSISKPALKELIHSYTREAGVRNLRRRLADMSRKIARQMLEDASTQKVSVSLKNLKDFFDKNIFEIEKTTKIPIVGVVNGLAWTAVGGDVLKIESIRIKGKGTMQLTGSLGDVMKESARIAMSVVKTLIDTKKLKIDSKNIPLTFKEKEDKIKVDVSEVYRRYDLHIHVPDGATPKDGPSAGIAMVSVISSILSGDKIRSEIAMTGEVSLSGDVLPIGGLKEKLIAAHKAAMSIVLIPQKNYERDLEDIPKEVKDSLEIIGVSRVEEVLKYILVKES from the coding sequence ATGAAACTAAGTAATTATGGAGATTTTCCAGCAGATATACCTGTTATAGCAGAAGATGAACTTTTTTTATACCCATTTATGATTTCACCGCTTTTTTTAAGTGATGAAAACAATATAAATGCAGCGACAATAGCGATGGAAGATAGCTCTTTAGTAATAGTGTGTCCAAGTAAACCTTCAAAAGAGGGTGAACGCGAATATGACTCACTTTATGACGCTGGTGTTGTTGGATCTATCATGAGAAAAGTTGCCTTACCAGATGGAAGAGTCAAAGTTTTGTTTCAGGGACTTGCTCGTGCAAAAACTCTATATCAAGTACAAGCGACTCCACTAATCGCTAATGTTGCGATACTTGAGGCTGAAAATGTGGAGTCTTTAAAGATAGACGCTATTTTAGAAATAGTTAGAGAAAAGGTTAGAACGCTTTCAGGAGTTAGTAACTACTTCCCACCAGATTTACTTAGAACCATAGAAGAAAACCATGACCATAATCGTATTATAGACTTGATATGTAGCAGTGTTAAGCTAAAAAAAGAACAAGCATATAAACTTTTTGTTGAGGTAGATACTGAAAAAAGATTTTTACTTTTGATAGATTATCTTATAGATGAAATAGAAGCAAATAAACTTCAAAAAGAAATAAGAACGAAAGTTCATACGCATATAGAAAAAGTAAATAAAGAATACTTTTTAAAAGAGCAGTTAAAACAGATTCAAAAAGAGTTAGGAACTGATACAGCAAGAGATGAAGAGATAGAAGAGTATCGAAAGAAGCTAGAGGCTAAAAAATCTAAAATGGGTGAAGACGCTTTTAAAGAGATTTTAAAACAGATAGATAGATATGCAAGGATGCATCCAGACTCTTCAGATGCATCTATGACTCAAACATATTTAGACTGGACTTTAGAGATTCCTTTTGGTGATTTAGCAAAAAAAGCACTAAAAATACAAGATGTAGAAGCACAACTAAATGAGGACCATTTTTCACTAAAAAAACCAAAAGAGCGTATAGTTGAATACTTCGCGGTAAAAGAGTTACTTGAACTTAGAGGTTTAGGTAGTGATAGTGCAGGGGCAATTCTTTGTTTTTCAGGACCTCCTGGAGTTGGTAAAACATCTTTAGCTAACTCAATAGCTGAGGCTTTAAAACGACCACTTGTTCGCATAGCACTTGGTGGACTTGAAGATGTAAATGAGCTTAGAGGACATAGAAGAACTTATGTAGGAGCGATGCCAGGGCGAATAACTCAAGGGCTTATAGATGCTAAAAAAATGAATCCTGTAATTGTTTTAGATGAGATAGATAAAATCGCTCGTACTGGTAGAGGTGACCCAACTGCTGCACTTTTAGAGATTTTGGACCCTGAGCAAAATAAAGAGTTTAGAGATTATTATCTTAACTTTGACATAGATTTGAGTAAAGTTATTTTTATAGCAACGGCAAATGATGTTGGACGAATACCGGCTCCTCTTCGTGATAGAATGGAGTTTATTACAATCAGTTCATACACTCCACAAGAAAAATATGAGATAGCATCTAGGTATCTGCTTCCACAAGAGTTAAAAAAACATGGACTTAAAAAGAGTGAAGTCAGCATCTCAAAACCCGCTTTAAAAGAGTTGATACATAGTTATACTAGAGAAGCAGGAGTTAGAAATCTTCGCAGACGCTTAGCAGATATGAGTAGAAAGATAGCAAGACAGATGCTCGAAGATGCATCTACTCAAAAAGTATCTGTATCTCTTAAAAATTTAAAAGACTTTTTTGATAAAAATATATTTGAAATAGAAAAAACAACTAAGATTCCTATAGTTGGTGTAGTCAATGGACTAGCATGGACTGCTGTTGGTGGAGATGTTTTAAAGATTGAAAGTATTCGTATCAAAGGTAAAGGCACTATGCAACTAACAGGTAGCCTTGGCGATGTTATGAAAGAGAGTGCAAGAATTGCAATGAGTGTTGTTAAAACTCTTATAGATACTAAAAAATTAAAAATCGACTCTAAAAATATTCCACTTACATTTAAAGAAAAAGAAGATAAGATAAAAGTAGATGTGAGCGAAGTATATAGACGCTATGACCTGCATATTCATGTTCCAGATGGAGCAACGCCTAAAGATGGACCAAGTGCAGGGATAGCGATGGTGAGTGTTATATCTTCCATATTAAGTGGAGATAAGATTCGCTCTGAAATAGCAATGACTGGAGAAGTTTCTTTAAGTGGAGATGTTCTTCCTATTGGTGGATTAAAAGAGAAGCTTATAGCTGCTCATAAAGCTGCAATGAGTATAGTTTTAATACCGCAAAAAAATTATGAAAGGGATTTAGAAGATATTCCTAAAGAGGTAAAAGATTCTTTAGAAATCATCGGAGTTAGTAGAGTGGAAGAGGTACTTAAGTACATTTTAGTGAAGGAGTCTTAA
- a CDS encoding response regulator, with protein sequence MQFGLKNRLKAISLFPIFILFSLASYYLYDSYTKFQSAELIHEKLSENTQLNDIIGNIARERGMTAMYIGDSSKGTLQSLKIQRSIVDTKINLYIEDSTYNKALHDHQKGKENCIGCQNIHSIENVLFRLINVRKLVDAKNIKFNEAFTNIYSNIQEKLITQLEKLIKNQTDQEINELYTIYIEMVDAKEFSGRERGFMSYIISSGLAPTKEDLNKWVSVIGKADALSYKTLHNPELLSKLNELFENKESIKLYKKINNERTTIINDTKSRKYKISAKEWFAMHSEKINIISNAEDLILQEMDVRAITVRETALQFLSITLAVWLISLILGILGFFLSNEITKNIKNLEDVLKRVAEDSVGEDEEKTIINLHTADGTTQAYNLLERIIEQTREDKESAQEASEAKSMFLANMSHEIRTPLNGIVGFTELLKDTNLGEEQTEFVEIIEKSSENLLEIINNILDLSKIESNKLEIEDIVFNPISEFESAVEVYAVRASEKHINLGCFIDPKLEHPLKGDPTKIKEVIINLLSNAVKFTSSAGSINVDIRVIEGDQEGQTRVRFEVQDSGIGVTNEQKSKIFEAFSQADTSITRKYGGTGLGLTISSRFIELMGGELDLHSEAGDGTTFFFNIDFEKVETLNESSAGIYSNLNALVLKNSHKAKRQEIYLKEYLDFYGVRYTAFENINELETLQRQVNYDLVFVDYDYTKESQLIEYSNLPQALVLLTKTYFMRKVDSLNIDVFKTIYEPLNISKVKLTLENYASEGFDSKKLNHKKFNKKTSKFQANVLIAEDNIINQKLIKRTLEDIGLTIDIASNGLEAFQKRKDGNYDLIFMDIQMPILDGVEATAEILEYEEDFNQSHVPIIALTANALKGDRERFLEAGLDEYTTKPLVRSEIISLLNHFLSDFIIDDMVQEEEKEVIEQEVVSEVAYKADILLAKESQFESKLYVQLLKTLGYSYEVAHSAQELNELTQENSYKLVLFDEDLEGLEVEKFSGIVKQKELASTLVLISDGDDSNFEQFVDEAIKSVVNKNLLRQIFEKFI encoded by the coding sequence ATGCAGTTCGGACTAAAAAACAGACTAAAGGCAATCAGTCTTTTTCCAATTTTTATCTTGTTTTCACTAGCTAGTTATTACCTTTATGATTCATACACAAAGTTTCAAAGTGCGGAACTTATTCATGAAAAATTATCTGAAAACACTCAACTAAATGACATTATTGGTAATATCGCTAGAGAGCGTGGAATGACTGCTATGTATATCGGTGATTCATCAAAAGGAACACTTCAATCTTTAAAGATTCAAAGAAGCATTGTAGACACAAAAATCAATCTTTATATAGAAGATTCAACTTACAACAAAGCTTTGCATGACCACCAAAAAGGTAAAGAGAATTGTATTGGTTGTCAAAATATTCACTCTATCGAAAATGTTCTTTTTAGACTTATAAATGTAAGAAAACTTGTAGATGCCAAAAACATCAAGTTTAATGAAGCATTTACAAATATATATAGCAACATTCAAGAAAAACTTATAACTCAACTAGAGAAACTCATAAAAAATCAAACAGATCAAGAAATCAACGAACTATATACTATATATATAGAAATGGTAGATGCTAAAGAGTTTAGTGGTAGAGAGAGAGGTTTTATGTCATATATTATCTCTAGTGGTTTGGCTCCTACAAAAGAAGATTTAAACAAGTGGGTATCAGTTATTGGTAAAGCAGATGCTCTCTCATATAAAACACTTCATAATCCAGAATTATTGTCTAAGCTTAACGAGCTTTTTGAAAATAAAGAATCTATAAAACTTTATAAAAAAATCAATAATGAGAGAACAACAATAATTAATGATACTAAAAGCAGGAAGTATAAGATAAGTGCGAAAGAGTGGTTTGCAATGCACTCAGAGAAAATAAATATTATCTCAAATGCAGAAGACTTAATTTTACAAGAGATGGATGTTAGAGCCATCACCGTAAGAGAAACTGCTTTACAATTTCTTAGTATAACTTTAGCTGTTTGGCTTATCTCATTAATACTTGGTATTCTTGGTTTTTTCCTCTCAAATGAGATTACAAAAAATATCAAAAACCTTGAAGATGTTTTAAAAAGGGTTGCAGAAGATAGTGTTGGCGAAGATGAAGAAAAAACAATTATAAATCTTCATACTGCAGATGGAACTACTCAAGCCTACAACTTACTCGAGAGAATCATTGAACAAACAAGGGAAGATAAAGAATCTGCACAAGAAGCAAGTGAAGCAAAATCAATGTTTCTTGCCAACATGTCACATGAGATTAGAACTCCTTTAAATGGCATTGTTGGATTTACAGAACTTTTAAAAGATACAAACTTAGGTGAAGAGCAAACAGAGTTTGTTGAAATCATTGAAAAATCATCTGAAAATCTTCTTGAAATTATCAATAATATTCTTGACCTATCTAAAATTGAGAGTAATAAACTAGAGATTGAGGATATCGTCTTTAACCCTATTAGTGAGTTTGAAAGTGCTGTTGAAGTTTATGCCGTTCGTGCAAGTGAAAAGCATATTAATCTTGGTTGTTTTATCGACCCTAAACTTGAACATCCTCTAAAAGGTGACCCTACAAAAATTAAAGAAGTTATCATTAACTTACTTTCTAATGCTGTAAAATTCACAAGTAGTGCGGGTTCTATCAATGTTGACATTAGAGTTATCGAAGGCGATCAAGAAGGACAAACTAGAGTTAGATTTGAAGTTCAAGATAGTGGTATTGGTGTAACAAATGAGCAAAAATCTAAAATCTTTGAAGCCTTTTCTCAAGCCGATACATCAATTACTCGTAAATATGGTGGTACAGGACTCGGTCTTACTATTTCTTCTAGATTTATTGAGCTTATGGGTGGGGAACTTGACCTTCATAGTGAAGCAGGAGATGGAACAACATTCTTCTTTAATATAGATTTTGAAAAAGTTGAAACGCTAAATGAAAGTTCTGCTGGAATCTACTCAAATCTAAATGCGCTTGTTCTAAAAAATTCTCACAAAGCAAAAAGACAAGAGATTTACTTAAAAGAGTATCTTGATTTTTATGGTGTTAGATATACTGCTTTTGAAAATATCAATGAACTTGAAACACTTCAAAGACAGGTAAATTATGACTTAGTATTTGTTGATTATGATTATACAAAAGAAAGTCAGCTTATAGAGTATTCAAACTTACCTCAAGCACTTGTACTACTTACAAAAACATACTTTATGAGAAAAGTGGATTCTCTAAACATAGATGTATTTAAAACTATTTATGAACCATTAAATATTTCAAAAGTTAAATTGACGCTTGAAAATTATGCATCTGAAGGTTTTGATTCTAAAAAATTAAATCATAAAAAATTCAATAAAAAGACTTCAAAATTTCAAGCTAATGTTTTGATTGCTGAAGATAATATAATCAATCAAAAACTAATCAAAAGAACACTAGAAGATATAGGACTAACCATTGATATAGCAAGTAATGGACTTGAGGCTTTTCAAAAAAGAAAAGATGGAAACTACGATCTAATCTTTATGGATATTCAGATGCCAATACTTGATGGCGTTGAAGCAACTGCTGAAATATTAGAATATGAAGAAGATTTCAATCAATCACATGTTCCAATCATTGCATTAACAGCGAATGCTCTAAAAGGAGATAGAGAGCGCTTCTTAGAAGCTGGTCTTGATGAATATACCACAAAACCACTAGTTCGTTCAGAAATTATTTCTTTACTAAATCACTTTTTATCTGACTTTATCATTGATGATATGGTACAAGAAGAAGAAAAAGAAGTTATTGAGCAAGAAGTTGTAAGTGAAGTGGCATATAAAGCAGACATACTTCTTGCAAAAGAAAGTCAATTTGAGTCAAAACTTTATGTTCAACTTCTAAAAACTTTAGGTTACTCATATGAAGTAGCACACTCAGCACAAGAGTTAAATGAACTAACGCAAGAAAATTCATATAAACTTGTTCTCTTTGATGAGGATTTAGAAGGCTTAGAAGTAGAAAAATTCTCAGGTATTGTAAAACAAAAAGAACTGGCATCTACCCTAGTTCTTATTAGTGATGGAGATGACTCTAATTTTGAGCAATTCGTTGATGAAGCAATTAAAAGCGTTGTAAACAAAAATTTACTTCGCCAAATATTTGAAAAATTTATTTAA